The genomic DNA AAGAACAAAAATTATCACATCCATCTTGTATTTTTACATAAGCTCTATTCATCTCTCTAAAAGTAGTAAAACTATATTCTTTATAATCTTTTTCATCAAATATATTTTTTATATACATTTTTTTTGTATCAGAAATAAGATTAAAAATTTCGCCTTTATCTGTATTTCCTACTATATAATCAATATCATTTATTTTTTCCAATTCTTTTGCATTTGTCTGTGCATAACACCCCGTAACTATAAGCAGTGAATCTTTATTAATTTTTTTAGTTCTTCTCAGTATATTTCTAGTTTTTTTATCTGCCATAGCTGTAACAGTACACGAATTCACTACATATATATCCGCATAATCATCAAAGTCAACAACATTATATCCATTATCTACAAATTGCTTTTTTATACTTTCTGTTTCATATTGATTTACTTTACATCCTAATGTATAAAAAGCAACTTTTTTATTTAAACTCATTTACTAATATTCCTCCTGCTACAATAGCTGCTGTTTCAGCTCTAAGTATTCTTTTTCCTAATGTTGCTATTTCACTATTATTTAATTCTTTTAAATATTTAATCTCGTTTGTAGAAAAACCACCTTCTGAACCTATTATATATAATATATTTTGTATGTTTTTTCCTTTATATTTTTCTAAAACATTTAATATCTTATGTTCTTTATCCGCTTCATAAGGAATGATTATAAGATCATACATATCAAATTTTATATTTTTCAATTTTACAGGTTCCTCTATTATTGGTAATTTTACTCCTTGGCATTGTTTTAATGCTTCTTTTGCAATGATATCCCATTTTTCTTTTTTTTCTTTAATTTTTACTACTGTTCTTTCTAAAACAGTAGGAATAATTTTATCTATTCCTATTTCAGTTAATTTTTGAATTGTTAAATCCATTTTATCATTTTTTATAATTCCCATCGCAATTTCTATAGAAACATCTGATTTTTCAGGATTTTCATTTATTTCGTCTATTTCAAGTAATATATATTTTTTATCTACTTCTATTATATGAGTAATATACTCTTTTTCTCCATCAACAACTCTTACAATATCTGATATTTTTAATCTAAAAGAATTTTTTAAATGATTAATATCTTTTTTATTTGTAATCTCTATTATTTTACCATTTATATTCTTCTTTTCCACAAAAATACTTATCATTAAAACTCCTTAATATCATTATCAATAAGTTCTCTTAAAGTTGTATTTTTTAATATATCAGTTAACGCTTTATTCATTTTATCCCACAAGTAAATTGTTTTACAATTATCTCTTACACATGCTTTGGAATGTTTATCACACACAACAACTCTAACATCTGATTCTAATATTTCAAATATTTCTAAAATGTTTATTTCTGATGCTTTTTTAATTAATTTATATCCACCATTAGGTCCTCTTTTTCCTTCTATTATATTAGCTTTTTTTAATTTAAACAATATTTGTTCTAAATATTGAATTGATAAATTTTGATCTTCTGATATTTCTTTTATTCTGACTAATTTCCTCTCATTTTCTTCTATTTGAGTGGCAATATATATAAGCGCTCTAAGCCCATATCTTGTTTTTGTACTTATTTTCATATATTACTCCTTTTCTAAATGTTTATACGCTTTTTCTGTTATCATTCTACCACGAGCTGTTCTTTTTATAAATCCTATTTTTACTAAATACGGTTCATATACCTCTTCTAATGTCCTTCTATCTTCTCCTAATAATAATGATAGTGTCTCTATCCCCACTGGTCCCCCATTATAATTTTTTACAATAGCATTTAATATTTCTCTATCTAATTCATCTAAGCCCTCTTTATCTACTCCTAATAACTCTAATGCTTTTTGTGTTGTTTCTTTATTTATATATCCATCACCTTTAATTTCTGCATAATCTCTTACTCTTTTTAAAAGTCTATTTGCTATTCTAGGAGTTCCTCTACTTCGAAGTGCTATTTCATTTGCCCCATCATCTAGTATATCTATATTTAGTATTCTAGCTCCTCTTTTAATTATTTTTTCTAATTCCTCAATAGAGTAATAATCCATTCTATGAACCACTCCAAATCTATCTCTAAGAGGCGCGCTTAAAAGTCCTGCTCTAGTTGTTGCCCCTATAAGTGTAAAATCTGGAAGTTCAATTCTTATAGAACGGGCCGAAGGTCCTTTTCCTATAACTATATCTATTTCTCTATCTTCCATAGCTGGATAAAGTATTTCTTCAACTGATGTATTTAATCTATGTATTTCATCGATAAAAAGAATATCATTTTCTTCTAGCGATGTAAGAATTGCTGCTAAATCCCCTGCTTTTTCTAAAACTGGACCTGAAGTTATTTTCAAGTTTACTTCCATCTCATTTGCTATCACTCCAGCTAATGTTGTCTTTCCTAGTCCTGGTGGACCATAAAGAAGTATATGATCTATAGATTCTTCTCTATTTTTGGCAGCTTGAATAAATATATTCATTTTTTCTTTTAATTTTTCTTGACCTATGTATTCATCAAAATATTTAGGTCTTAAATTTTTTTGATATTCTTTTTCAGTATATATTTCATCAGTTGTAATAATTCTATCTTCTACCAACCTTATTTTCTCCTATTAATATATTTTTTCGCTTCTTCATAACTATTTTTTGAACTGTTTACCATCCCTAATTTTGTATAAATATCCCCTTGTAATATAAGAATATCATATCTATAAGTTGTATATGGATGAGTTAAAATTATTTTTTCTAGCCTATCTATACTTTGTTTATATACTTTTTCTAAAAATCTTTGTTTCTCCAAATATCCTATATCTTTTTTCTCTGAAATATTAATATTGCTTTTAATATTTTCCATTTCAAATTTTATGTTTCTATCTATTCCAAATAATGTAGCTTTTGCTTTTTTTAATTCATCTTTTATATCAATGTAATCTTTTTCATATGATTTTAACTGCTTCACTTCACTAAGTTCATATAAAACTTCTTCTGCCTTTGTAAGTTCTAAGTTGGCGATATAATCACGTATTTTTTGAATTTTTTCTTTTACTATCTTGTCTTGTTCTTCAATGCTTAAAAATTCAATATTAACATCTCTTATTTCACCAGCTTCTGTTAATTTTAATTGCGTTCTAACAGATAAATATCCAGGTTTTTCTGCAATTATATTTTTTAATCCTAATCCTTCTACTCTTTCAAACAATTTAGTTTTTATAGCATATCTTTTTCCATTTATTTTTAAAGTATAGTTTTCAATATTACTTCTAAATATCATTTTACCAATAGGTTTTATTTCAACATTTTTAATTACTGCTTCACCTTTTGATATTGTTATTTCTTCTCGTTTTGATTCATAACCTAATTTTTTAAATATAATATGATATTTTCCTTCTGGTATGTTTTTAAAATAATATTCTCCTTTATTATTTGTAGATTGCCATATAGCTAGTTCTTCTATTATTACAAGTGCATTTGATATTTTTTCTTTTTTATTCAATGATACTGTTCCGCTCAATCTACTAATTTTTGGCTCTAATTCTATATTAAAATTTTCATTTTCTATTGATTTATCTATTGTTTTAATTATTGTTTTTTCTTCAAAACCATTTGCTTTTACTCTAATAATTTTTCTACCTTCTACTTTTTCTTTTGTTTCTAATTCATAATATCCGTTCTCATCAGCTTTTGTTGTTGCTATAATTTTATTTTTATCTAAAAGCATTACTGTAGCATTACTATTAAATGGATAAATATAACCTTTTAAAAGATTTCCTTTTACGTCTCTTTTTAAATTTACTTCTAATTTATCTCCTACTTTTGCTCTTTTTATAATGGTTTCTTTATATTTTGGAGCATTAATCCTTATTTCATATTCTTTTTTATAATCTAGTGCTTCTAATATAACAAGTCCTTTAGTTGGTACTTCTTCTACAATATTTCCATCGTTATATATTTTTACTTTTGCTTCTATATTTTGCGGATATATATTTACATAAATATTATCAAATTTACTTAAATTTTCAAAAGGTATATCCTTTATAACACTCCCTTTTATCTCAATATTATCTACAAAATCCATTTTACCATAAGCTTTTATTTTTACTGTATAAACTCCAGACCTTAAAGGTTCTATCGTAAGATTTTTTGTACCATTTTTTATACGTTTTGAATACGCTAAATAATCATCTTTATAAAGAAGTATCACTCCATCTTTTATTTTATCATTAAATCTAAGAGTCAAAGTATTATAGTCAATAGGCTCCATATTATATGTCCCTATATTATTCACTTTGTCTTTTTCTACTTTAAAGCTTATTCCATTTTGATAAGCTCCTTCTTGAATAAGCTTAGCTTTATAGTCACCTTCTAATAAAGATGTTTTAAATTGAACATTTGGTTTTAATATTATCCCATAAGAGTCATCATTAAAATCTAAAAATATATCTTTATCTATTTTTGAATTTACTCTACCAACTACCGGATATCTAATATCTTTTCTTACATCTGGTATCTCAACAATCACTTCATTTACATTTTTTTCTATTTTTACTTTTTTCTTATAATCAGGAAGATCACCTTTTTGAAATACTAAAGTATATTCTTTTCCAAGAGTTAAATTATCAATATAAAAATTCCCTTCTTGATCACTTATATCATATAATAATTCATTTTCTACATAAACAAAAACTCCATAATCTTCATGATTTTCTACTTTTACAAAACCTTTTATTTCTGCTGCATTTACTAATATGGTTAAAATAAAAAATAATATAATAGATGATATTTTCTTCATTGTATATTTCTCCTTTTTTACATAATTTGAATTAAAAGGAATTGAACTACCCCTATTATCGCTCCTAATATAGCTCCAATTAATTCTATGTGTTTTAATTCTTTCTTTGCTATATTTATCGTCATTTTTTCAACTTCTTCAAGTGAAAATTGATTAATTTTATTAACTATTATTTCTTTAAAGTCTATTTCGTTTTCTAATTTATGTATTATTATATTTACTAATTCTTCTTTATTTTCTTCTATTACATCTTTTATATATCCCTTAATTTTACTTATCATAGAATCATTTACAAACATAGCTATCATTGGTATATTTTTAAATAAATCATCTTTTAATTTTTTTTCAACAATATCATCTACTATTTTATCTATTTCATCTTCTAATTCAATAGAATTTATTGTTTTAGTTATATCCTTCATAGAAATAAGGTCTCTATCAATTGTTTCTGCTATGTTTATTGCTATTTCTTCTCTTCTTTTTGGTATTACCCCTTGTAATTTGAAAAATCCTAAATTAATTGGTTCGTAAGGTTTGAAAAGTAGCTTAATTGCAACAAAATTTGTAAACCATCCTATTAAAGATGCTATAATTATTAGTGTAAAAAACGAAAGTATTCCTTGCATTTTCCCCTCCATAATTTAAATTTTAAAATTTGATTTAAAATTTTTATTTTTTTATATAATTATTTAAAATATTTTACCATATATGACTATATTTTTCAATGTAACATTATCTGTAAAATAAAAAAAACAGGTTTTAACCTGCTTAAATGTAATATATGGAGGCGACGACCAGATTCGAACTGGTGAATAGAGATTTTGCAGACCTCTGCCTTACCACTTGGCGACGTCGCCTTATTTAAATGGTGCCCAGAGGCGGAATCGAACCACCGACACGGGGATTTTCAGTCCCCTGCTCTACCGACTGAGCTATCTAGGCATAAATGGCGGGAGTGACGGGGATCGAACCCGCGACCTCATGCGTGACAGGCATGCGCTCTAACCAAACTGAGCTACACCCCCACAATTTGTATTATATTAAATAAATTTTACTTTGTAAAATTTATTTATGGTGGTCGCAACAGGACTTGAACCTGTGACCCCCTGCTTGTAAGGCAGGTGCTCTCCCAACTGAGCTATGCGACCCTCTTTACTAAAGCTTGTAAATTATATAACATTATCATATTTTTATCAAGCTAGGATAGATTGAATTAAATAAGATTATTATAAATTATATAAAAATATTTATCATTTTATAGCTTTTTCTTCTGATTTTTAATATTTTAAATTTTATATAAAAATATTTATTTTTTTGAACTTTTATATAATATATATTACAATATATTTAAGGGAGTAATTATATAAAATCATAAGTAATTAATAATTAAATTCTAAATAAAATAGAATAACTGTATAAGATTACTATAGCTACTCAAAATAATCTATAGAAAGGATAATGTATAATGAATATCCTATCTTTTCATTATACAAGGTAATAATAATGAAAATGTGTATTTTAGCAAAAAACAATAACATAAAAAAAATAGCTGAACTTAGTAATAAACCTAAATTTATATGCAAAAAATGTTTAAGAACATCGAATAAAAAAGAAAATCTCTGTAAAGCTGAAAAAATAAAAAAACTCATTAAGAAAGGAGATTCATTAATTTGAAAAATAAAATTTATGCTATTATTGAAATTTCCTATATGGAACTTATCTGTAAAATAATTGAAAAAAAATTAGATAATTCTTTTATAATATTAGAAAACATCTATCATCCTATTAAATTAACTGATGAATTTAAATTTGAAGATGTTAATAATTTATGTAATTTAATAAAAAAATTAGAAGTGAATTTAAAAACATATAATATACCTAAAATTAACATTAAAATTTTTGGTGTTAGTAGTCTTGGCGAATCACAAAATAAAATATTTTTTAAAGACATACTTATAATAAAAACTGGGTATAAAATAGAGTTTTTAGATTTAAATAAAAAAAATATTTTTATTTATAAATCTATTTTAAATTCTATAATAAATACTGAATTTTCTAATAAAACAAATCTTATAGTTGGTATAGATTATGGACATATTACTTTTTTTTTAATTAGAAATTTAAAAGTTATTTATTATCAAAATATCTCTTTAGGAACCATAAAACTAAAAAAAATTATTGAAGAATTAAATTTCAACCCTAATAATTTAGAAAACCTTATTTATGATTATTTTTCAAGTTATATTAATATAATTCAAAATTCTATTTCAAAATACAATATTGATAATATTTTTATTAGAGGAAGTTTATTTTACAAAATAACCTCTAAAATTTCTAACCGAGTCAATGATAATATTTATTCTTTACCAAAAGAAAATTTTATTAAATTTGCAAATGAAATAAAAAATTATTCTCTTCAATATCTAAGCGATAATTATAATCTTAGCGAAGAAAAATCAGAAATTATTTTTCCAAAAATATTTTTTACTAAATTATTAATATCATCTATACCTTATAAAAATTTATATAGTATAAACTTAACTTTAATTGATTCTTTGATCTACTCAACTATTTTCAGAAAACTTTCTTTAAAATACAATAAATATATTACAAACTCTATACTTGAAAATACTAAATATTTAGGAAGTAAATTTAATTATAATTTAGAACATGCTACTCAAGTAGCTAAATTTACAAATATTATTATTAATTCTTTAAAAACTAACTATAATTTTAATAAAAATGATATTCTTTATCTAACTATTGCTGCATTTTTACATGATATTGGAAAATATATATCTATTAAAAATCATTCTGAACACTCTTACAATCTTATTATGAATAATACTATTTTTGGTTTAAGTGCAGAAGCTAAAGAATTAATAGCTTTAATCTCTTTTTATCATAATAAAAAATTTCCAAATTTCTCATCAAAAATGTTTAAAAATTTTGATGAAGTAAAAACTATGAAAATTATTAAATTGACTTCTATTTTAAGAATAGCTGATTCTCTTGATAGAGCTCATAAAGTAAAAATTAAATCATTAAATGTTACTTTTGATAATCATACAATGATATTAAATATTACAACAAACGATAAATTAACTATTGAACATTGGAGTTTTAAGAAAAAATCAGAGCTGTTTACAGATATTTTTGGTTTAAAAACTATTTTATTAAATAAAAATTAAAGGAGTTAATCATGGTTTATTCAAATAAAAATTTTTTTAATAGAGAATTAAGTTGGCTGTATTTTAATGAACGAGTTTTAGATGAAGCTATTTTAGATAAAAATCCATTAGTTGAAAGATTAAAATTCATTGCTATTACCTCTTCAAATTTAGATGAATTTTTTATGATTCGAGTAGCTGGATTGAAAGCACAAATCGAAGAAAATTATATAAAAACTGATATTTCTGGTCTTACTCCAAATGAACAAATGGAAAAAATCAAAATTAAAGTAAAAAAATTAGTTGAAAAACAATATAATTGTATCATAAATACTCTTTTCCCAGAACTTGAAAAAGAAAATATTTTTATAAAAAAATATAATGAATTATCTTTAAAACAAAAAGACTTTGTCGAAAATTATTTTAATGAAACTATTTTCCCTATACTTACACCTATGGCAATTGATGCTAGTAGACCTTTTCCTCATCTTATAAATAAAAGCTTGAATATAATGACAAAATTATTAATTGATGGTGAAAATAGATTTTCCATTATTCAAGTACCTACTATAATTAATAGATTTTTAGAACTTCCTTCTAAAAACACAAAGGAATTTATTTTAATAGAAGACATCATCAAAGCTAATATAAATAAACTTTTTACTGGATATAAAATTGATATTACTGGTGAATTTAGAATAACTAGAGATGGTGATATGATAATTGATGAAGACGAAGCTGATGATCTACTTATCGAAATAGAGAATTCTTTGCAAAAAAGAAAATGGGGTTCTCCTGTTCGTCTTGAAGTTAAAGAAGATTTGGATAATGATATCTTAGAGTTTTTAACAGAATCTCTTAATCTTCATATCTCAAATATTTATAAATTAAACGGGCCGTTAGATCTTACATTTTTATTTAGTTTTTGTAATATAAATAATAATAAAAATCTTGAATTTAAACCTCAACCACCTATTTTAAGTAAAGCATTTTCAAAAGAAGAAAGTATATTTTCTTCAATTAGAAAAAAAGATATTATTTTACATCATCCTTATGATTCTTTTTCGCCTATTATAGATTTAATAGAAGTTGCTGCTAATGATCCTAAAGTATTAGCTATAAAACAAACATTATATAGAGTAAGTGGCGATTCTCCTATTGTAAAATCTCTTATAAAAGCTGCTAAAAATGGAAAACAAGTTACAGTTCTTGTAGAAATAAAAGCTAGATTTGATGAAGAGAGAAATATTAAATGGGCTAGAAAACTAGAAAAATCCGGTTGTCATGTTGTATACGGATTAAAAGGATTAAAAACTCATGCTAAATGTTTATTAATTGTAAGAAATGAAAATAACGGGATTAGAAGATATGTACATTTTGGAACAGGTAATTATAATGATTCTACTGCAAAACTTTATACTGATTTAGGATTTATAACTTGTAAAGAAGAATATTGTATTGATGCTACTAATCTTTTTAATAAATTAACTGGTTTTTCTTCTCCTAAATCATGGCACAAATTATCTATTGCTCCTGAAGGATTAAGAAATAAATTATATAAATTAATCGATAAAGAAATTCTAAATGCAAAAGAAGGACGAGAAGGAAAAATTATAGCTAAAATGAATTCTTTAGTAGATAAAGAAATTATTGAAAAATTATATGATGCTAGCAATGCTGGAGTAAAAATTACTCTTATTATTAGAGGAGCTTGCTGTTTACTTCCTGAAGTTAAAGGATTAAGTGAAAATATAAAAGTATATAGTATTGTTGGTAGGTATCTAGAACATAGTAGAATATATTACTTTTTTAATAATAATAATCCAAAAATATACCTTTCTAGTGCTGATTTAATGACAAGGAATTTAGATAGAAGAATAGAAACTTTTTTTCCTATTGAAGATAAAGAAGCGATTGATTTGATTAAAATGATTTTAGAATATAACTTAAAAGATAACTATAATTCGAGAATAATTAAATCTGATGGTAGCTATGAATTGATTAAAAATAAACATAAAACTTTTAATTGTCATAAAGAGTTTTATTCTTTTACTAAAAAAAATAATTAATTAATAAAACAAGCCCTAAAAAAGGACTTGTTTTATTAAACTTGTGTATATGAACAAAAATAATTATAATGCTTTTATTAAAAGTGAAGCTGATGCTAAATTTGTAGCAAGAGGTACATTATGTACATCACATATTCTAAGAAGTGCTGTAACATCTGGTTCATGAGGTTGTGCTGTCATTGGGTCTCTCATAAATATAACTGCTACTACTTCATCTTTTGCAATGTCTGCTCCTATTTGCTGGTCGCCTCCTAAAGGCCCTGACTGGTATCTAGTTATTTCTAGTCCTGTAGCTTCAGCAATTTTTTTCCCTGTAGTTCCTGTTGCTATTAATTCAAATTTTTTAAAAAATTCTTTATTTCTATTTACAAAGTTAATTAAATCAATCTTTTTTTGATCATGTGCTATTAATGCTATTTTATTTTTCATTTTACATTCTCCTTTGCATTACTTTAAACTAGTAATATTTTTTATTACTATATTTTTTTACTACTAAATAACTAAATTATAAATTAGGTATCTACAAATTTATTTTTATTTCTCTATCTAGTCTTTTAATAAATTCATACATAAACTTTTCTCTTGTTTTTGCTATTTCTTTTGCTGTTTTAGTATTCATTCTATCTTTTAATAAAAAAAGCTTATCATAAAAATGTTTTATTACTTCATTAAGATCACTTTTTATACTTCCACCATAAATAAAAGCTCTTGCTATACCTATAGCTCCTAATGCATCTAATCTATCTGCATCCTGTACTATTTTACCTTCTATACTTTTTACTATTTTACCTTTAGAAAACGATATAGTATTTACTATATCAATAATTTTTTCTATTTTTTCTTTTTCTATACTATAGTTATTAAGAATTTCTAAAATTATTTTTCTTCTATCATTATCATTATATCCAAATTTATGATCTGCAATATCATGAAGAAGTGCACTACACTCTATTATAAATTTATCTCCTGTTTTTTCTATTTCATATATCTCTAATGCATTTTTATATACTCTCATTGTATGTTGAAAATCATGTCCTGTTTTATCATATTTTAATCTTTTTTTTACTTCTTCTTTTATATTTTTGATTATATACATGTTTTCTCCAATGTTTTAAGACTTAAATAGATTTCTATACTCTATTTTACTATTATTTTAACTATTTTTTTCTTTCCTACTCTAAATACAAAATCTTTTTCTAATTTTACTATATAATTTAAATCAGTTATTTGATCTTCGTCTATTTTTACTGCACCTTGTTTTATCATTCTTCTAGCTTCACTTGTTGATTTACAAAATTCTAACTCTTTTACTATTAAATCTATAATTTTTATTTCACCTTTAGAAAATTCTTTTTCAGGTAAATCTACATTAAGATTTTTTTTAGAAAATACATTTTCAAACCATTCTCTAGCTTTTTCTCCCTCTTCTCTAGAATGGTACATAGCTACAATTTCAACTCCTAATCTTTTCTTTACATCCATAGGATGTAAAGTTCCATTCTCTACCCCTTTTCTTAATTTAGCTATCTCTTCTAG from Hypnocyclicus thermotrophus includes the following:
- the mgsA gene encoding methylglyoxal synthase — encoded protein: MKNKIALIAHDQKKIDLINFVNRNKEFFKKFELIATGTTGKKIAEATGLEITRYQSGPLGGDQQIGADIAKDEVVAVIFMRDPMTAQPHEPDVTALLRICDVHNVPLATNLASASLLIKAL
- a CDS encoding RsmE family RNA methyltransferase, which gives rise to MISIFVEKKNINGKIIEITNKKDINHLKNSFRLKISDIVRVVDGEKEYITHIIEVDKKYILLEIDEINENPEKSDVSIEIAMGIIKNDKMDLTIQKLTEIGIDKIIPTVLERTVVKIKEKKEKWDIIAKEALKQCQGVKLPIIEEPVKLKNIKFDMYDLIIIPYEADKEHKILNVLEKYKGKNIQNILYIIGSEGGFSTNEIKYLKELNNSEIATLGKRILRAETAAIVAGGILVNEFK
- a CDS encoding carboxypeptidase-like regulatory domain-containing protein — its product is MKKISSIILFFILTILVNAAEIKGFVKVENHEDYGVFVYVENELLYDISDQEGNFYIDNLTLGKEYTLVFQKGDLPDYKKKVKIEKNVNEVIVEIPDVRKDIRYPVVGRVNSKIDKDIFLDFNDDSYGIILKPNVQFKTSLLEGDYKAKLIQEGAYQNGISFKVEKDKVNNIGTYNMEPIDYNTLTLRFNDKIKDGVILLYKDDYLAYSKRIKNGTKNLTIEPLRSGVYTVKIKAYGKMDFVDNIEIKGSVIKDIPFENLSKFDNIYVNIYPQNIEAKVKIYNDGNIVEEVPTKGLVILEALDYKKEYEIRINAPKYKETIIKRAKVGDKLEVNLKRDVKGNLLKGYIYPFNSNATVMLLDKNKIIATTKADENGYYELETKEKVEGRKIIRVKANGFEEKTIIKTIDKSIENENFNIELEPKISRLSGTVSLNKKEKISNALVIIEELAIWQSTNNKGEYYFKNIPEGKYHIIFKKLGYESKREEITISKGEAVIKNVEIKPIGKMIFRSNIENYTLKINGKRYAIKTKLFERVEGLGLKNIIAEKPGYLSVRTQLKLTEAGEIRDVNIEFLSIEEQDKIVKEKIQKIRDYIANLELTKAEEVLYELSEVKQLKSYEKDYIDIKDELKKAKATLFGIDRNIKFEMENIKSNINISEKKDIGYLEKQRFLEKVYKQSIDRLEKIILTHPYTTYRYDILILQGDIYTKLGMVNSSKNSYEEAKKYINRRK
- a CDS encoding HD domain-containing protein; this encodes MYIIKNIKEEVKKRLKYDKTGHDFQHTMRVYKNALEIYEIEKTGDKFIIECSALLHDIADHKFGYNDNDRRKIILEILNNYSIEKEKIEKIIDIVNTISFSKGKIVKSIEGKIVQDADRLDALGAIGIARAFIYGGSIKSDLNEVIKHFYDKLFLLKDRMNTKTAKEIAKTREKFMYEFIKRLDREIKINL
- a CDS encoding DUF445 domain-containing protein, with protein sequence MQGILSFFTLIIIASLIGWFTNFVAIKLLFKPYEPINLGFFKLQGVIPKRREEIAINIAETIDRDLISMKDITKTINSIELEDEIDKIVDDIVEKKLKDDLFKNIPMIAMFVNDSMISKIKGYIKDVIEENKEELVNIIIHKLENEIDFKEIIVNKINQFSLEEVEKMTINIAKKELKHIELIGAILGAIIGVVQFLLIQIM
- a CDS encoding HD domain-containing protein yields the protein MKNKIYAIIEISYMELICKIIEKKLDNSFIILENIYHPIKLTDEFKFEDVNNLCNLIKKLEVNLKTYNIPKINIKIFGVSSLGESQNKIFFKDILIIKTGYKIEFLDLNKKNIFIYKSILNSIINTEFSNKTNLIVGIDYGHITFFLIRNLKVIYYQNISLGTIKLKKIIEELNFNPNNLENLIYDYFSSYINIIQNSISKYNIDNIFIRGSLFYKITSKISNRVNDNIYSLPKENFIKFANEIKNYSLQYLSDNYNLSEEKSEIIFPKIFFTKLLISSIPYKNLYSINLTLIDSLIYSTIFRKLSLKYNKYITNSILENTKYLGSKFNYNLEHATQVAKFTNIIINSLKTNYNFNKNDILYLTIAAFLHDIGKYISIKNHSEHSYNLIMNNTIFGLSAEAKELIALISFYHNKKFPNFSSKMFKNFDEVKTMKIIKLTSILRIADSLDRAHKVKIKSLNVTFDNHTMILNITTNDKLTIEHWSFKKKSELFTDIFGLKTILLNKN
- the ruvB gene encoding Holliday junction branch migration DNA helicase RuvB yields the protein MVEDRIITTDEIYTEKEYQKNLRPKYFDEYIGQEKLKEKMNIFIQAAKNREESIDHILLYGPPGLGKTTLAGVIANEMEVNLKITSGPVLEKAGDLAAILTSLEENDILFIDEIHRLNTSVEEILYPAMEDREIDIVIGKGPSARSIRIELPDFTLIGATTRAGLLSAPLRDRFGVVHRMDYYSIEELEKIIKRGARILNIDILDDGANEIALRSRGTPRIANRLLKRVRDYAEIKGDGYINKETTQKALELLGVDKEGLDELDREILNAIVKNYNGGPVGIETLSLLLGEDRRTLEEVYEPYLVKIGFIKRTARGRMITEKAYKHLEKE
- a CDS encoding RrF2 family transcriptional regulator, producing the protein MKISTKTRYGLRALIYIATQIEENERKLVRIKEISEDQNLSIQYLEQILFKLKKANIIEGKRGPNGGYKLIKKASEINILEIFEILESDVRVVVCDKHSKACVRDNCKTIYLWDKMNKALTDILKNTTLRELIDNDIKEF
- a CDS encoding RNA degradosome polyphosphate kinase: MVYSNKNFFNRELSWLYFNERVLDEAILDKNPLVERLKFIAITSSNLDEFFMIRVAGLKAQIEENYIKTDISGLTPNEQMEKIKIKVKKLVEKQYNCIINTLFPELEKENIFIKKYNELSLKQKDFVENYFNETIFPILTPMAIDASRPFPHLINKSLNIMTKLLIDGENRFSIIQVPTIINRFLELPSKNTKEFILIEDIIKANINKLFTGYKIDITGEFRITRDGDMIIDEDEADDLLIEIENSLQKRKWGSPVRLEVKEDLDNDILEFLTESLNLHISNIYKLNGPLDLTFLFSFCNINNNKNLEFKPQPPILSKAFSKEESIFSSIRKKDIILHHPYDSFSPIIDLIEVAANDPKVLAIKQTLYRVSGDSPIVKSLIKAAKNGKQVTVLVEIKARFDEERNIKWARKLEKSGCHVVYGLKGLKTHAKCLLIVRNENNGIRRYVHFGTGNYNDSTAKLYTDLGFITCKEEYCIDATNLFNKLTGFSSPKSWHKLSIAPEGLRNKLYKLIDKEILNAKEGREGKIIAKMNSLVDKEIIEKLYDASNAGVKITLIIRGACCLLPEVKGLSENIKVYSIVGRYLEHSRIYYFFNNNNPKIYLSSADLMTRNLDRRIETFFPIEDKEAIDLIKMILEYNLKDNYNSRIIKSDGSYELIKNKHKTFNCHKEFYSFTKKNN